The Paenibacillus dendritiformis region GCGAATATGCGGAAGACACCTTGAAAAATCTGTTGACTATCCCGGTGTCCAGAACCGGTCTCATTGCCAGCAAGCTGGTGCTGCTGTTCCTGTGGATCATGGTATTGACCTTTACGTCGTGGGGGCTGACATTCATCTTCGGATTGCTCGCGCAGTATGAAGGCTTGACTGCCGGCGTCGTGCTGCAATCGCTGAAGAAGTTTTTGATCGGGGGCAGCCTGCTGTTTCTCTTGTCGACTCCGACGATGTTCGTCTCTTTTCTGTTCAAAAACTATGTGCCGACCATTATTTTTACGGCTGTGATCACGATGGGGAACGTGGCGCTGGCCAATCGGGATTATAAGGCGATCTTTCCGTGGTCGGCGGTCCATGTTATCGCAGAGAACGGCTTCGTTCCCGCTTATCCTCCGCTGTATTCCTATACGGTGATTATAGCTGCCGCGGTCATCGGACTGGCTGCCACGATCGTGTACTTCAAGAAAACGGATATTCATTGAAGTCGAGCTGTTGATTCTGTCGTCTTATAGAAATAGAAATA contains the following coding sequences:
- a CDS encoding ABC transporter permease — protein: MVNLVYTELLKLKRAKMFMVSLIGAAAAPIMVFIGYLDYMAKKPGMPVLFSEAWSETNLYTTLLIGTLLYGVITAYLFNREYAEDTLKNLLTIPVSRTGLIASKLVLLFLWIMVLTFTSWGLTFIFGLLAQYEGLTAGVVLQSLKKFLIGGSLLFLLSTPTMFVSFLFKNYVPTIIFTAVITMGNVALANRDYKAIFPWSAVHVIAENGFVPAYPPLYSYTVIIAAAVIGLAATIVYFKKTDIH